The DNA window GACCAGGCAGTCGCCGATCTGATTGGGGCCGACACGCGTTTCAAGTCGCTGGTCTTTCAGGCAGGTGAGAATCTGAACTTTTCCCAGATCTCCTGGGACAAGCACGGATTGCCGGTTAAACAGATCGATTCGCCTCACAAGATTTTCAACCTGCTCTTCCAGGTCGACGAAAACGAGAAGACGCAGCAGCAAGTTCTCGCTGAAGACCGCAGCATTCTCGATGCGGTCCTCGTCCAGGCCCGGTCCATGGAGAAGCGTCTCAATGCCACCGACCGGGCGAAGATGGACGAGTATCTCACCTCCGTCCGCGAAGTGGAGCAGACCGTGAAGCGTCGCGCCTACTGGGCCGACCGCTCCAAGCCGCAAACCGACTACGAACTCGAGGACTTCAACCGCAAGTCGGTCGACGACTACGTCGGCACCTTGCTGGATCTGGCCGTCCTGGCATTGGAAACCGATTCGACGCATGCGGTCACGGTTCAGATTCCGTTCTGGGAAGGCTTCAAGGAGCCGGACCTCACCGGTAACTACCACGACCTTTCCCACCACGGCCAGAAGCCGGAGAAGATCGAGAAGCTGCTTATGTTGGAGCACGCAATCCTCAAGCGGATCAATGCCTCGCTCAGCACGATGAAGGAACGCACTGTCGGGAACAGTTCACTGTTCGATCAGACGACCACGCTCATCACCGCCTCCATGGGCAGTGCCAACTCTCACAATTTCGACGACCTGCCGGCCTTAGTGTTTGACAGCCGGATGAAGACCGCCGGCCATTGGCAGAAAAAGGACGCCCCGATGAGCAACCTGTACCTCGGGCTGCTCCAACTGTTCGGAGGCGAACACGACCGTTTCGGTGAAAGCACTGGAGCCTTCGAGGTGCTGTCATGATGCGGCTGCTCCCGACCATGCTGTTCGTGAGTTTTCTCTTGCCGGGGACTCTTTTCGCAAAGACAAAACCAGAGCAGTTCTTTGCCCAGAACTGCGTCAAGTGCCATGGACCTGAAGAACAAAATGGCCAGGTCCGTCTGGACATCCCGGTGGAGACGCTGTTCGCCAATGAAGAGTTGCTGGAGAGAATTGCTGCTGTGCTTGAGGCGGACGAAATGCCGCCGGAAGAGTCGCCGCAACCTAAACCCGAAGCAGTCGCTGAGATCATGGATTTGCTGCAAAAGCGTATTCTCGCTCAGCGCCCGACCAATCCACTGAAGCGACTCACTCACGCTGAGTACACCAACACGATACGTGATCTCTTCGGCGTGGACTTTGATTTCACCGGTTTACTGCCGCCCGATCACGTGGAACGCGGCTTCGACAAGTTTGGCGAAGCCCACCTGATGTCACCGCATCAGGTCATGGCCTACCTCAAGACCGCACGCTTCATCGCCGAGCGGGTGTTGCCGGACGCCAAACCCAAGACGAGGACGTGGGAATTCGATGTGCGACATTTCCACGGCAGCAAAAACTTTGCAACCGGCGGGGGTGGGGATTACCGCGACGGGGATGACTATGTTCTTACGGGCTTTCGTCCTTACCGAAGCAATCTGCATTTCTCCATCGATCCGGAGGCGCACGATCAATTCGTGATTCCCGCTTTTGGGGTGTACCGGCTCGAAGTGAAGGCGCATTCGGAGAAATCGAAGGAAGGCGAGGTCATCGGGATCAATCTTGGTGACGGGCGTCACCCGACCAGCTTTCAGATGATCCGCCGGATCCCCATGCCGCGTGGCTCAAAAGGTTTTACGACCGAGCTCACCCTCAAAGCGGGCGACATGCTGGCCTTCACCTTCGATAGCGCCCGCGTGCCGGGCAGGAGCCTTGCAAAGAAACCGCACGATGGTCCCGCCATGCGGTTCTCCCATATGAAGGTGACCGGCCCGTTGACTGAGCAATGGCCAACCGCCGCGATGAAGGCCATTCTCCCAAAGCCGAACATGAAGCCGGCGGAGCTGGTCGATCATATTGCGTTGTTTCTCACGCAGCGGCCGCTGGTGGAGGAGGAGCGGAAAGCTTTCGTCGAGATCGCGCGAACCCAGGAGAAGTCGGGCGCATCGATGACCGCCACCGCCCGCAGCGTGCTGATCGCGCTGTTGACCTCTCCACACTTCATCTACAAGTCCGAGTCGTCTGAATTAACCGACGTGGAACGGGCTCACCGTCTGTCGTACTTCCTCTGGAACTCTGCCCCTGATGCCGAACTTCTCAGCGCTGCCAAGTCCGGAGCCCTGCGCACGGATCCATCCGCCCAGGTGGAGCGGATGCTCAAGGACGCCAGGGCGGGACGATTCATTGACGACTTTACCCGCCAGTGGCTGCAGCTCGACAAGGTGGACGACTTCGGGCCGGACGTCCGTGTGTTCAAGAATGTGCGCCGCATGACGGTCGATTCCATGAGCCGCGAAGGCCGCGAGCTTTTCCGCTACCTGCTCGAGAACGACCTGAGCATGGAACACTTCATCGACTCGGATTTCGTCATGGTCAATGACCGCCTGGCTCGCTTCTACGGCTTGCCCGCCGTCGAGGGTGATGACTTCGTGCCGGTCAAACTTCCTGAGGAAAGCGAACGTGGTGGGCTCGTGGCTCAGGCCGGTTTCCTCAAGCTCACCTCCACCGATTTCGCCACATCACCGATCCATCGGGGCTCGTGGATTCTCAAGAATCTCTACAACGAACGCATCGAACCGCCCGCTGACGTGTTGATCAATGAGCCGGACATCCGGGGGACCACCACCGTCCGCGAAGCCATTCTCAAGCATCAACAGCTTGAAAGCTGCTCCCGCTGCCATTCAAGGATCGATCCCCTGGGGTTCGCCCTGGAACACTACGACCCGGTTGGGCGTAAGCGGAGCGAGTATCGCCATGTGGAAGTACTCCCTGCCGAGCTGGAGGGAACGACGTTCACGAAGAAACTCAAAATTACCACGGTGCCGATTGATGCCGCTATGAAACTACCAAACGGCCGCGAGGTGCGTGACCTCCCCACGCTCAAGGCCGCTCTGATGGCTGACAGGGAACGCATCCTGAAAGGCATCGTTGGGAAACTCATCAGCTATGCCCATGGCCGCGAAGTCACCCGGGCCGACCGTCCGCATGTCGACGCAGTCTTCGAGTCGATTGCGCAAGAGGACTTCTCACTTCGCGCCGCCATCCACGTCATCGTCGCCCACCCTGCATTCGGTCGGAAATAACGATCTACGGATACACAAATGACCCGTTTCGTATTCACAATCTGCATTGCATCTTTCTCGCTTTGTTCTCCCGCGCAAGCCGCCCCGCCCGAAGCAAGCCTTCCGGAGAGACACAAAGCCTTCTTCAAGGCACACTGCCTCGACTGTCACGATTCCGAGACACGCGAAGGCAAAGTCGATCTGGAAAAGCTGCCATTCCGGATCACCACTCTTGAGCAGGCGGAACTCTGGCAAAAGGTACTCAACGCGCTGAACTCCGGCGAAATGCCGCCGGAAGATTCTGAACAGCCAGGCAATACCGAGAAGGCGAATTTCCTGGATGATCTGGCTCAAACGATGGTCGCCGCGCGGCAGGCGCTCTCGGATTCAGGGGGCAAGATCACAATGCGACGGCTCAACCGGCGTGAGTATCGCAACACCATCGAACAGTTGACCGGCGTGAAAGTCGATGTCGGTTCACTGCCCACCGATGGCGGCTCGGGAACGTTCGATACCGTGGGCGCATCGCAGTTCATCTCCAGCGATCAGTTCGAGCAGTATCTCAAGCTGGGACGCCAGGCGATCGATGAAGCCTTCGAGCGT is part of the Rubinisphaera margarita genome and encodes:
- a CDS encoding DUF1552 domain-containing protein, producing the protein MKRRTLLQGAGVALLLPCMESLGQVSERDSPRRLLTIVNHLSFYQPELIPQTNGTFEKTPSLLDELSEHFDHLKVFSGLNNPAVQNGFGHTPCVGILSGYFNKLHRKNRLSIDQAVADLIGADTRFKSLVFQAGENLNFSQISWDKHGLPVKQIDSPHKIFNLLFQVDENEKTQQQVLAEDRSILDAVLVQARSMEKRLNATDRAKMDEYLTSVREVEQTVKRRAYWADRSKPQTDYELEDFNRKSVDDYVGTLLDLAVLALETDSTHAVTVQIPFWEGFKEPDLTGNYHDLSHHGQKPEKIEKLLMLEHAILKRINASLSTMKERTVGNSSLFDQTTTLITASMGSANSHNFDDLPALVFDSRMKTAGHWQKKDAPMSNLYLGLLQLFGGEHDRFGESTGAFEVLS
- a CDS encoding DUF1592 domain-containing protein, producing the protein MMRLLPTMLFVSFLLPGTLFAKTKPEQFFAQNCVKCHGPEEQNGQVRLDIPVETLFANEELLERIAAVLEADEMPPEESPQPKPEAVAEIMDLLQKRILAQRPTNPLKRLTHAEYTNTIRDLFGVDFDFTGLLPPDHVERGFDKFGEAHLMSPHQVMAYLKTARFIAERVLPDAKPKTRTWEFDVRHFHGSKNFATGGGGDYRDGDDYVLTGFRPYRSNLHFSIDPEAHDQFVIPAFGVYRLEVKAHSEKSKEGEVIGINLGDGRHPTSFQMIRRIPMPRGSKGFTTELTLKAGDMLAFTFDSARVPGRSLAKKPHDGPAMRFSHMKVTGPLTEQWPTAAMKAILPKPNMKPAELVDHIALFLTQRPLVEEERKAFVEIARTQEKSGASMTATARSVLIALLTSPHFIYKSESSELTDVERAHRLSYFLWNSAPDAELLSAAKSGALRTDPSAQVERMLKDARAGRFIDDFTRQWLQLDKVDDFGPDVRVFKNVRRMTVDSMSREGRELFRYLLENDLSMEHFIDSDFVMVNDRLARFYGLPAVEGDDFVPVKLPEESERGGLVAQAGFLKLTSTDFATSPIHRGSWILKNLYNERIEPPADVLINEPDIRGTTTVREAILKHQQLESCSRCHSRIDPLGFALEHYDPVGRKRSEYRHVEVLPAELEGTTFTKKLKITTVPIDAAMKLPNGREVRDLPTLKAALMADRERILKGIVGKLISYAHGREVTRADRPHVDAVFESIAQEDFSLRAAIHVIVAHPAFGRK